In Spirosoma pollinicola, the genomic window CGTTGGTTTCACTGCCATAAATGGAATTTTGGTTGCTAAACGTCACACCCGCCCCAAACGTGAAGTTGAATTTATTGGTATTCACGTACACATTGTTAACCAGTTGGATCAGGTTATTATTAAAATAATCCCCCCCGTATCGCTGTCCGCCCAATTGAATGCTCGTGAACAACGACTTGGTTGAATCGATCGGATTGACAGATGCTACGTTGGCCACCGTTGCTCTTGGGATATTATCTTCCGGCAACTGGGGGTTGGCATACATTTTATTATACTCCCAGAAGTGCTGAATTTTTAACTCATTGGTCACCTTCGGATTGATCGTTGTTCGCAACGAAGCCATCAGGCTATTGTTAGAACTTTTACGGGTGCTGTATACTTCATACATGTTGATGGCCGTATTATCTCCGTCCGACTGGTTATCCAGATCATAGATATAATTATTGCGGATCGTAAGCAGGTTTTTGGCATTGATCTGCCAGTCAATACGGGCAAAAAGAGCCTGCGTATTTTTGAAACGGGTAAACTGGCCAAACTGAGGAGCGTTGCCCACACCATATTTGCTCCGGGCGATACTCAGAAACCTGTCTTCGGTAGCTTGAGTGACGTTGTAGCGCAAAGCATCGGCAGTTGATTGAATAGGTGCGATTAATAGCGGTTGCGTACTGGCCTGACGGTCCCAGGCAACAAAAAAGTGCAGTTTGTCTTTAATAATGGGGCCACCCAGTGAAAAGCCGTACTGAGCCGTGTTGAAAGGAAGGTTTCGTTTTTGTTCATTTAGTCCGTAAGGACTTGACAGCCAATTCGTTCTCAGGAAAGTAAATGCACTGCCGGTCAGTTTATTCGTCCCCGACTTCGTTACCGTACTGATAGTACCTCCCCCGGCGTTTCCGTAGGTAACGTCATACTGGTTAGTCACCACCTGAAATTCCCGAACGGCCTCCATCGTAATCGAATAAGCACCGGTAGGCTGTCCACCGGCAATGGTGCTTCGGGCCGCCATACCATCAATGGTAAAATTGGTAGCAGACCCTAACTGCCCACCCAGACTATTCCCGGTGGACAGTGGCGAAAGGTCAGCCAAGGTCGAGAAGTTCCGTCCGTTTACCGGTAGCCGGTTAATATCTTTGGCTGTAATAGCGGTTGACGTACCAATGTTTTCGATCTTGTTGGTTAAGGAGTTTGAGGAAATCACGACCGTTTCCAACTGCTGGGAGTTTTCGACCAATTTGAAGGATACCTGTAGCAGATCTCCCTGGTTGAGCGCAAACCCGGTTTGTGCCTGAGTGGCCATTCCGACAAATTGGACCGTGATGGAATAAGGCGCGCCCAGTGGTAATTCCTTTAAACGAAATTCCCCTTTCTCATTGGACACTGAATTGGCTCTAAAACCGGTCGATTCATTTTTAATCTGAACGGTCGCCATTTCCAGCGGCTTCCCATCCTGATCGGTTATTTTTCCAGAAATGCCCGCCAGGTTGGTCTGGGCTTTTGAGAGATGAACTGTAAATAGGAAAAGTACAAAAATAAGCTTTGTAAAATTGAGCATTGTGTGAGGCTTTTTGTGCCCTCAAAGGTCTCTACAGAAGATTTCCTGGGTGTGACTTATATGTTATCTTACTTTAAATAGAACAAGAGTTATGTTTATAAAAAGTAAACATAACCCTTGTTCCAGTTTCAGTCGTTTCCCTTATGCAACTGATTACCGTATGCTAGGCCAAAGGTTGATAGGCGATCCCTTTTTTAATTTGTCAGCAGACTGATTGAGTTCGTAATTAAAGAGACACGACAAGTAACTGGTTTTTAGTGCGTTATCAGACTGGAATAGTATCACACTTGATAACAAAAACTTCATACTGTATCCTGCGGGATACCCGCTAATTTTACGAGTTAGATCAATCCATACAGGATGCATCCTATTTATGCTTTCGCTGCTTTCTCCCTACCTGCTTGCTACCTGCGTTCACGATTAAGGTTTTTAAGTTTAATCGTGTGGATCGTTAGTTGTTCTGCTATAGTAGCCAAAGCGCAGGCACCTGTTAATACAGAACAATTATCCCGTCAGTATCCCGATTCAGCTTACCGGCTAGTCAAGGTTAGGCTCGATAAAGCTATCAGCCAGAGCGATAAGCTGACCGAGGGCGATTGTCTGCAGCAAATAGGGCTTCTGTTCTATCATCAGGGCAGCTACGCACAGGCTATAAACTATCTGCTGCAGGCACAGAAAATTTTCATCAGCACGAATGATGGCAATCGCCTTGCCCGCAACCGCAATGAACTTGGCACCGTTTATTATTACAATGAGCAGGCCGATGGAGCACTTACTCAGTTTAACGAAGCCTTAGCGTTCTACATCAAAAGCCATGATGCACAGGGCCTGGCCCAAACGTATGCAAACATTGGGCACATCTACGAAAAACGACACGACCCCAAACAGGCTTACCAGTATCAGAAGCTTGCCCTCACAAATTGTCTGGCGGCAAATGACGTAGCTAGCCTGGCTAAAATTTACGAGAATCTGGGCAGTATTTTCGAAGATGAAGCCCGGTACGACTCGGCTTACTCATATTACCAGAAAGCACTAACCCTCAGTCAGCAGACCCGTGATGAAATCGCGCAAATCGAAATTATCAATAATCTGGGCGATGTCTACCGAAAAACAGGCCGCTACCAAAAGGGGCTAAGTCACTCACGTGAAGCCATGCAACGGGCCACTCGACTGGGCGAAAAGTACCAACTAAGTGCGGCCCTCCGCGACATAGCCAAGACGTACAGACTACTGAGCCAGCCCGATAGCGCCTATAATTATCTGGAACGAAGTCGCGATTTAGTCGATGCAATCTATGCGACTGAAAACACCCGGCAGATTGCCTTGTTGCAAACGCTGTATGAGGTGGAGCGGAAAGACAAGGAAATCGTACAGTTGAACGCCCAAAAACGAATCGACTTCATTATTATTCTGGCGACCAGTATTGTATTGGTATTGATTGGCATTCTTGGAGCCGTCATCATTAGTCGGCAGCGGCTGAAAATCCGGAATGAACAGGCCCTTAATCAGCAAAACCAGCAGATCTTTCAGACCCAGAACGCATTGATGCAGGTTGAATTAAAGAACCAGCAACTGGAAGAAGAAAACCTGAAAGGACAACTCGAATTAAAGCATAAGGAAC contains:
- a CDS encoding tetratricopeptide repeat protein; translation: MHPIYAFAAFSLPACYLRSRLRFLSLIVWIVSCSAIVAKAQAPVNTEQLSRQYPDSAYRLVKVRLDKAISQSDKLTEGDCLQQIGLLFYHQGSYAQAINYLLQAQKIFISTNDGNRLARNRNELGTVYYYNEQADGALTQFNEALAFYIKSHDAQGLAQTYANIGHIYEKRHDPKQAYQYQKLALTNCLAANDVASLAKIYENLGSIFEDEARYDSAYSYYQKALTLSQQTRDEIAQIEIINNLGDVYRKTGRYQKGLSHSREAMQRATRLGEKYQLSAALRDIAKTYRLLSQPDSAYNYLERSRDLVDAIYATENTRQIALLQTLYEVERKDKEIVQLNAQKRIDFIIILATSIVLVLIGILGAVIISRQRLKIRNEQALNQQNQQIFQTQNALMQVELKNQQLEEENLKGQLELKHKELTTHTLQIIQKNQVLEELKEDLTAILKDDKRDQKKQIKQLVDKISLNFSQDKHWDDFRTIFDQVHPYFFTQLTQQFPDLTATDLRQIALLKINISSADMATLLGISSDSLRVSRYRLRKKIGLSEGESLSAYIQRFPLQPMPSPEISLI